From Pirellulales bacterium, one genomic window encodes:
- a CDS encoding insulinase family protein: MKTTLITFCAVLSFVVFARAESPSRTLRVKTSSSIAAASKAGTVAKPWPHEASDLRPDPSAVWGKLDNGLRYVILPNQQAPGRASLRLYMNVGSRMEAEDQQGMAHFLEHMAFNGTKHFPAGETIEYLQRLGMAFVADTNACTMFDRTVYQLELPRTNEETTDEGLKLFRDFLDGMLLDKKEIERERRVILSEILARDSADYRSLIPQLQFTIPDTLVARRMPAGKIETVRALSPQRFVDFYETWYTPARAVIVAAGKFDANRVERLIRRNFQDAKAHRGEQPDPSIGSVSPATGVTAEMHVEKDLPVVSIVMSAVALHAEAPDSVARQRQEIVRLFANVMLSKRFDKLAAAKDAVIQLGAARHELLYNLADLNSLTAVCQPSQWKAALGVLEQELRRAMEYGFTDAEFDEAKAIFLKIGQAQADQAETRQSSDVAGGIIDSLAENHVVTSPADDLALLKNVLAGLKKEECVRVLRDSWDSRGVRIWVQGNLQVAGDGAEQILAAYRLSRSMAVNPPADEKAGRWAYTNFGPAGQIVKQQVQKDLAITEAVFANNVRVNIKRTPLEKNNVRVLVRFGGGLLELPADKCGLNIFANLTFTGGGLEAHSLTDLNRALAGKNASINFAVGEESFQLSGSCAPAALESELQLCAAYLTAPGYRPETRDQFLLVIDGLYAQTEHTAAGVLFNEACGFLRSADPRFIAPPREVMRKFTLDDLKKWLANPLATGYMEVAIVGDIDPMEALQLAAKTVGALPDRAAVKPAFAKERDIRFPVATKTKEFRFASETPCAISFVCWPTSGGRDIPRDRRIGALAAVLNDRLRLKVRQELGATYTPEVVQYSSDAFPDYGYLAALMTVDPKQMAQIGPLVAKIGADLAAGSIGDDEFDRAMKPVLISLDDLDNGYWCNLLGHCQEHPEFLAAARGRKADYMAISKADLESLAKLYLAADKATIIGLAPTAPVK, encoded by the coding sequence ATGAAAACTACTCTGATTACATTTTGTGCGGTTCTCAGCTTCGTTGTATTCGCGCGCGCCGAGAGCCCGTCTCGAACTCTCAGGGTCAAAACCAGTTCATCCATCGCTGCGGCGTCAAAGGCCGGCACGGTCGCGAAGCCTTGGCCGCACGAAGCCAGCGACCTCAGGCCCGACCCGAGTGCGGTCTGGGGCAAGCTCGATAACGGGCTGCGCTACGTCATCCTGCCCAACCAACAAGCTCCCGGCCGCGCCAGCCTTCGGCTCTACATGAACGTCGGCTCGCGGATGGAAGCCGAAGACCAGCAGGGGATGGCCCACTTTCTCGAGCACATGGCGTTCAACGGCACCAAGCATTTTCCCGCCGGTGAGACAATTGAATACCTCCAGCGCCTGGGCATGGCCTTCGTCGCGGATACGAATGCTTGTACGATGTTCGACAGGACCGTCTATCAGCTTGAACTTCCGCGGACCAACGAAGAAACGACCGACGAAGGTCTGAAACTTTTCCGCGACTTCCTCGACGGCATGCTCCTCGATAAAAAGGAGATCGAAAGGGAGCGCCGCGTGATTCTCAGTGAGATTTTGGCCCGCGACTCGGCCGACTATCGGTCTCTGATTCCGCAATTGCAATTCACAATCCCGGACACTTTGGTGGCCCGGCGGATGCCGGCTGGAAAGATCGAAACGGTCCGGGCCCTGTCGCCGCAACGATTCGTGGATTTCTACGAGACGTGGTACACACCGGCCCGGGCCGTGATCGTGGCTGCCGGCAAATTCGACGCGAACAGGGTCGAACGGCTGATCCGCAGGAACTTTCAAGACGCTAAGGCGCATCGCGGCGAGCAGCCCGATCCGTCGATTGGAAGCGTCTCGCCCGCGACAGGCGTGACTGCTGAAATGCATGTCGAGAAGGACCTGCCAGTCGTTTCCATCGTCATGAGCGCGGTCGCGCTACACGCCGAAGCGCCCGATTCCGTCGCCCGCCAGCGTCAAGAAATCGTGCGCCTGTTTGCAAATGTGATGCTTAGCAAGCGATTCGATAAACTGGCGGCCGCCAAAGATGCCGTAATACAACTCGGCGCCGCTCGCCACGAGCTGCTATACAATCTAGCCGACTTAAACAGCCTTACGGCCGTATGTCAGCCGTCGCAATGGAAGGCGGCGCTCGGCGTTCTCGAGCAGGAGCTGCGGCGCGCGATGGAATATGGATTCACCGACGCCGAGTTCGATGAGGCGAAGGCGATCTTTCTCAAGATCGGCCAGGCGCAAGCCGATCAGGCTGAAACCCGTCAGTCGAGCGACGTAGCCGGAGGAATCATCGATTCGTTAGCCGAGAACCACGTCGTCACTTCCCCAGCGGACGACTTGGCGCTTCTCAAGAACGTTCTTGCCGGATTGAAAAAGGAAGAGTGCGTAAGGGTCCTACGCGATTCATGGGATTCCCGGGGAGTGAGAATTTGGGTGCAAGGGAATCTACAGGTCGCAGGGGATGGCGCCGAGCAGATTCTGGCCGCCTATCGTCTCAGTCGCTCGATGGCCGTGAACCCGCCCGCCGATGAGAAAGCCGGCCGCTGGGCGTACACGAACTTCGGGCCGGCGGGGCAAATTGTCAAACAGCAGGTTCAGAAGGATCTGGCGATTACCGAGGCGGTCTTCGCCAACAATGTGCGCGTCAATATCAAGCGGACGCCACTTGAGAAGAACAACGTGCGCGTGCTCGTCCGCTTCGGCGGCGGCCTGCTCGAACTGCCTGCCGACAAGTGCGGACTCAATATCTTCGCCAACTTGACGTTCACCGGCGGCGGGCTCGAGGCGCATAGTCTGACCGACTTGAATCGCGCTCTGGCCGGCAAGAACGCGTCGATTAACTTTGCCGTCGGGGAGGAGTCGTTCCAGCTTTCCGGGAGCTGCGCACCGGCCGCGCTTGAATCGGAGCTGCAATTGTGTGCGGCTTACTTGACCGCTCCGGGATATCGCCCAGAAACTCGCGACCAGTTCCTTCTGGTCATCGACGGCCTCTATGCCCAGACCGAGCACACGGCCGCTGGTGTCCTATTCAATGAGGCTTGCGGGTTCCTGCGCTCCGCGGATCCTCGCTTCATCGCGCCGCCGCGGGAAGTCATGCGCAAGTTCACTTTAGACGATCTCAAGAAATGGTTGGCCAATCCGCTCGCGACCGGTTATATGGAAGTGGCCATTGTCGGAGACATCGATCCCATGGAAGCCTTGCAATTGGCCGCCAAGACAGTGGGAGCACTTCCGGACCGTGCCGCGGTTAAGCCGGCGTTCGCCAAGGAGCGCGACATCAGGTTCCCCGTCGCGACGAAAACCAAGGAATTCCGATTCGCATCCGAGACGCCTTGCGCTATCTCGTTTGTCTGTTGGCCCACCTCCGGCGGCCGAGACATTCCGCGCGACCGGCGGATCGGGGCGTTGGCCGCGGTGCTGAACGACCGGCTGCGCCTCAAGGTGCGTCAAGAACTTGGGGCGACCTACACGCCGGAAGTCGTCCAGTATTCGAGCGACGCCTTCCCGGACTATGGCTATCTCGCCGCCTTGATGACTGTGGATCCGAAGCAGATGGCGCAGATTGGCCCGCTGGTGGCCAAGATTGGCGCGGATTTGGCCGCCGGCTCGATTGGGGACGACGAATTCGATCGGGCGATGAAACCTGTGTTGATTTCGCTCGACGATCTCGACAACGGTTACTGGTGCAATCTGCTCGGCCATTGCCAAGAGCATCCGGAATTCTTGGCTGCGGCGCGGGGGCGAAAGGCGGATTATATGGCGATCTCGAAGGCCGATCTCGAATCGCTTGCCAAGCTGTATCTCGCGGCCGACAAAGCGACGATCATCGGCTTGGCGCCTACGGCGCCAGTCAAATGA
- a CDS encoding serine hydrolase, giving the protein MIRCSPPLPLLPLLAGLFLPLSPSAAEDYYPPPDSAGGWRAPPDAAAARKVAGVDIGRLDMAFDYGSRTSQHGGLLVARHGWLVYEKYYGRGNREAKPAMASIGKAYTSIACGIMLKEKHEQIPDGLDQKVFTQAYLPEAFPLDDPRKADIHLGQLLSMAAGLHGEGTNPGFVDFKPSVKLDATASNRGLGQDQSALHTPLWTNPGAGYSYTSQSPHIASIVLRHLVGMEMQAYLNERLAKPMGWGEWGYALQRGETMLPHTPGGADTAIRSTDVLRFCYLLLHKGRWGDRQLVPADYVEACGRPSPYQRHAPFSLMFEINADGHVAGAPHDAFFKSGGGGFGIYVVPSLDLVIYKMAGSDEQYDPRRTGFAQNYPYDGSRDHWKPADHSQFSDGPIGTDDGVRRILEMVVAAMVG; this is encoded by the coding sequence ATGATCCGATGCTCGCCTCCGCTCCCTCTGCTCCCTCTGCTCGCTGGCTTGTTCCTTCCGCTGTCGCCATCCGCGGCAGAGGATTATTATCCGCCGCCGGATAGTGCCGGGGGCTGGCGGGCGCCGCCCGATGCCGCCGCAGCGCGTAAAGTTGCGGGCGTCGATATCGGCCGGCTCGACATGGCGTTCGACTATGGTTCGCGCACCAGCCAGCATGGCGGTTTGCTCGTGGCTCGGCACGGATGGCTCGTGTACGAGAAGTATTACGGCCGCGGCAATCGCGAAGCCAAGCCGGCGATGGCTTCGATCGGCAAGGCATACACGAGCATCGCCTGCGGCATCATGCTCAAGGAAAAGCACGAGCAAATCCCCGACGGTCTCGACCAGAAAGTCTTCACGCAAGCCTACCTGCCCGAAGCTTTCCCGCTCGACGATCCCAGAAAGGCCGACATCCATCTCGGGCAATTGCTCTCGATGGCGGCCGGGCTGCATGGCGAGGGGACCAATCCGGGCTTCGTGGACTTCAAGCCGTCGGTGAAGCTCGACGCAACGGCTTCCAATCGCGGGCTTGGGCAGGATCAAAGCGCCCTGCACACGCCGCTCTGGACCAATCCCGGCGCGGGCTATTCATACACTTCGCAATCTCCGCACATCGCCTCGATCGTGCTGCGGCACTTGGTAGGCATGGAGATGCAAGCCTATCTGAACGAGCGGCTGGCCAAACCGATGGGCTGGGGCGAATGGGGCTACGCGCTCCAGCGCGGCGAGACCATGTTGCCTCATACGCCCGGCGGCGCCGATACGGCGATCCGCTCGACCGACGTCCTGCGGTTCTGCTATCTTCTGCTGCACAAAGGCCGCTGGGGAGACCGGCAGCTTGTTCCGGCCGACTACGTCGAGGCCTGCGGCCGGCCCTCGCCCTATCAACGCCATGCTCCATTCAGCCTGATGTTCGAGATCAACGCCGATGGTCACGTGGCCGGCGCCCCGCATGATGCTTTCTTCAAATCCGGCGGCGGCGGGTTTGGAATCTACGTCGTCCCCTCGCTCGATTTGGTCATCTACAAGATGGCCGGCAGCGACGAGCAATACGATCCCCGCCGCACGGGCTTCGCGCAGAACTACCCCTACGACGGCTCGCGCGACCACTGGAAGCCGGCCGACCACAGCCAATTCAGCGACGGCCCGATCGGCACCGACGACGGCGTGCGCCGGATTTTGGAAATGGTCGTCGCCGCGATGGTAGGCTAG